From Streptomyces sp. 6-11-2, one genomic window encodes:
- a CDS encoding class I SAM-dependent methyltransferase: MERDIRTVDDVLVLLDGLFAPDADRWTGGAAGWWDGFYADRTRPVPFFVDKPDENLVEWLERGLIDGRRALDLGCGPGRNALYLAERGFEVDAVDLSPQAIGWARERARETGAEVRFLCQDAFGSAGSPLTGPYDLVYDSGCFHHLPPHRRISHLALLDRVLAPGGHLALTCFAAGAMGCELSDAELYRTSRLHGGLAYTPESLRRIFADLTEVELRRMRGEPEEAPHFGEAFLWAGLFRREPV; encoded by the coding sequence ATGGAGCGGGACATTCGCACGGTCGACGATGTGCTGGTGCTGCTGGACGGGCTGTTCGCGCCGGACGCCGACCGGTGGACCGGTGGTGCGGCCGGGTGGTGGGACGGGTTCTACGCGGACCGGACACGGCCGGTGCCGTTCTTCGTGGACAAGCCGGACGAGAACCTCGTCGAGTGGCTGGAGCGGGGGCTGATCGACGGGCGCCGGGCACTGGACCTGGGCTGCGGGCCGGGGCGCAACGCCCTGTACCTCGCCGAGCGCGGCTTCGAGGTGGACGCGGTCGACCTGTCGCCGCAGGCCATCGGCTGGGCCCGGGAGCGGGCCCGGGAGACGGGGGCCGAGGTGCGGTTCCTGTGCCAGGACGCCTTCGGTTCCGCCGGCTCGCCCCTCACCGGCCCGTACGACCTGGTGTACGACTCCGGCTGCTTCCACCATCTGCCGCCGCACCGCCGGATCAGCCACCTGGCCCTGCTCGACCGGGTCCTGGCCCCCGGCGGTCACCTGGCCCTGACCTGTTTCGCGGCCGGAGCCATGGGCTGCGAGCTGTCCGACGCGGAGCTGTACCGCACCTCCCGGCTGCACGGCGGGCTCGCCTACACGCCCGAGTCGCTGCGGCGGATCTTCGCGGACCTGACGGAGGTGGAGCTGCGCCGGATGCGGGGCGAGCCGGAGGAGGCACCGCACTTCGGGGAGGCGTTCCTGTGGGCGGGGCTGTTCCGGCGGGAGCCGGTGTAG
- a CDS encoding ABC transporter ATP-binding protein: MTQVADMTQTGRAVSFTRAVKAFGAVRAVDGVDLTIERGETVALLGLNGAGKSTAISLLLGLHPPDAGTVELFGGPPERAVRAGLVGAMLQEARAVPRVTLRELVTFVAGRYPAPLSVDRALELAGIAHLAGRRVDRLSGGQTQRVRFAVAVAGNPALLVLDEPTAALDVEARHAFWDAMGAYARGGRTVLFSTHYLEEADAHADRILVLDHGRLVADGTGEELRRAAGGGLVAFDLAGRGTEGLELLPGVRSLEVRGDRARLRTDDPDATVIALVGLGAVHGLEVAPASLDDAFLALTGARAATEREWEAA, from the coding sequence ATGACACAGGTCGCAGACATGACACAGACGGGACGTGCTGTGTCCTTCACACGGGCGGTCAAGGCCTTCGGCGCCGTGCGCGCCGTCGACGGCGTCGACCTGACCATCGAGCGGGGCGAGACGGTGGCCCTGCTCGGCCTCAACGGCGCCGGCAAGTCGACGGCGATCTCGCTGCTGCTCGGCCTGCACCCGCCCGACGCGGGCACGGTCGAGCTGTTCGGCGGGCCGCCCGAACGGGCGGTGCGCGCCGGTCTGGTCGGCGCCATGCTCCAGGAGGCGCGGGCGGTCCCCCGGGTCACCCTCCGCGAGCTGGTGACCTTCGTGGCCGGCCGCTACCCCGCGCCGCTCTCCGTCGACCGCGCCCTGGAGCTGGCCGGGATCGCCCACCTGGCCGGACGGCGGGTGGACCGGCTCTCCGGCGGCCAGACACAGCGGGTGCGGTTCGCGGTCGCGGTGGCCGGCAACCCCGCGCTGCTCGTGCTGGACGAGCCGACGGCGGCCCTGGACGTGGAGGCGCGCCACGCCTTCTGGGACGCGATGGGGGCCTACGCGCGCGGCGGTCGCACGGTGCTGTTCTCCACGCACTACCTGGAGGAGGCCGACGCCCACGCCGACCGGATCCTCGTCCTGGACCACGGCCGGCTGGTCGCCGACGGCACCGGCGAGGAACTGCGGCGGGCGGCGGGCGGCGGCCTGGTCGCCTTCGACCTGGCCGGGCGGGGCACCGAGGGCCTGGAACTCCTGCCCGGCGTGCGGTCGCTGGAGGTGCGCGGGGACCGGGCGCGGCTGCGCACCGACGACCCGGACGCGACCGTGATCGCCCTGGTCGGACTGGGCGCCGTGCACGGACTGGAGGTCGCACCGGCCTCACTGGACGACGCGTTCCTGGCCCTGACGGGCGCGCGTGCGGCCACGGAGCGCGAATGGGAGGCGGCGTGA
- a CDS encoding class I SAM-dependent methyltransferase, with protein MPAAPEPAILAAFEAAKGFMPTDEGLALYAAAVAAGQLGLPLLEVGTYCGRSTVLLADAARRAGVTALTVDHHRGSEEQQPGWEYHDPETVDPEIGLMDTLPAFRRTLHRAGLEDHVVALVGRSPQIAALWNTPLGLVFVDGGHTDEHATADYEGWAPHLAEGGLLVIHDVFPDPVDEFTGQAPYRVYLRALESGGFTEVSAAGSLRVLRRSEAAARARR; from the coding sequence ATGCCCGCGGCACCTGAGCCCGCAATCCTCGCCGCGTTCGAGGCCGCGAAGGGGTTCATGCCCACCGACGAGGGGCTCGCGCTGTACGCGGCGGCCGTGGCGGCCGGGCAGCTGGGGCTGCCGCTGCTGGAGGTCGGCACGTACTGCGGGCGCTCGACGGTCCTGCTCGCCGACGCGGCCCGGCGGGCCGGGGTCACCGCGCTCACCGTGGACCACCACCGCGGCAGCGAGGAGCAGCAGCCCGGCTGGGAGTACCACGACCCGGAGACGGTCGACCCGGAGATCGGGCTGATGGACACGCTCCCCGCCTTCCGCAGGACCCTGCACCGGGCGGGTCTCGAGGACCACGTGGTGGCGCTCGTCGGCCGCTCGCCGCAGATCGCCGCCCTGTGGAACACCCCGCTCGGCCTGGTCTTCGTGGACGGCGGCCACACCGACGAGCACGCGACCGCCGACTACGAGGGGTGGGCGCCGCACCTGGCCGAGGGCGGCCTGCTGGTCATCCACGACGTGTTCCCGGACCCGGTCGACGAGTTCACCGGACAGGCCCCGTACCGCGTCTACCTCCGGGCCCTGGAATCGGGCGGGTTCACCGAGGTGTCGGCGGCCGGAT
- a CDS encoding bifunctional RNase H/acid phosphatase has translation MREFIVEADGGSRGNPGPAGYGAVVLDAATGETLAEHAEYLGVATNNVAEYRGLLAGLRSAHALDPSAAVHVRMDSKLVVEQMSGRWKIKHPDLKPLATAAAREFPADRVTYEWIPRERNKQADRLANEAMDAGARGEQWSGPSLDALGGPSGGPVPGTGTDASSISGSPACADTGAGADVRAARAAAAGGGTASGAGGGPGPAEAVATPGWAPADLGAPATFVLLRHGETPLTPQKRFSGSGGTDPSLSGVGREQAEKVAAALARRGTIQAVVSSPLARTRETAGAVAARLGLDVTVEEGLRETDFGAWEGLTFGEVRERYPDDLNAWLASPDAEPTGGGESFAATAVRIAATRDKLVAAHAGRTVLLVTHVTPIKTFVQLALGAPPESLFRMELSAASLSAVAYYADGNASVRLFNDTSHLR, from the coding sequence GTGCGGGAGTTCATCGTCGAGGCCGACGGCGGGTCGCGGGGCAATCCGGGGCCCGCGGGCTACGGCGCGGTGGTGCTCGACGCGGCGACGGGGGAGACCCTGGCCGAACACGCGGAGTACCTGGGCGTGGCCACGAACAACGTGGCCGAGTACCGGGGCCTGCTGGCCGGCCTGCGCAGCGCGCACGCCCTGGACCCGTCGGCGGCCGTGCACGTCCGCATGGACTCCAAGCTCGTCGTCGAGCAGATGTCGGGCCGCTGGAAGATCAAGCACCCCGACCTGAAGCCGCTCGCGACGGCGGCGGCCCGGGAGTTCCCGGCCGACCGGGTCACCTACGAGTGGATCCCCCGCGAGCGCAACAAGCAGGCCGACCGCCTGGCCAACGAGGCGATGGACGCGGGCGCCCGCGGCGAGCAGTGGTCCGGTCCGTCCCTGGACGCGTTGGGCGGCCCGAGCGGTGGCCCGGTCCCCGGCACCGGTACGGACGCCTCGTCGATCTCCGGGAGTCCCGCTTGCGCCGACACCGGCGCGGGCGCCGACGTCCGGGCTGCGCGTGCCGCCGCCGCTGGCGGCGGGACGGCTTCCGGTGCCGGTGGAGGCCCGGGGCCCGCTGAGGCGGTCGCCACGCCCGGCTGGGCGCCCGCCGATCTCGGTGCGCCCGCCACCTTCGTGCTGCTGCGGCACGGGGAGACGCCGCTGACGCCGCAGAAGCGTTTCTCGGGCAGTGGCGGCACCGATCCGTCGCTGTCCGGAGTGGGCCGCGAGCAGGCCGAGAAGGTCGCGGCGGCGCTCGCCCGGCGTGGCACCATCCAGGCCGTCGTGTCCTCGCCGCTCGCCCGCACCCGCGAGACCGCCGGTGCCGTCGCCGCCCGCCTCGGTCTCGACGTGACCGTGGAGGAAGGCCTGCGCGAGACCGACTTCGGTGCCTGGGAGGGGCTCACGTTCGGCGAGGTGCGCGAGCGCTACCCGGACGACCTGAACGCCTGGCTGGCCTCCCCGGACGCCGAACCCACCGGCGGCGGCGAGAGTTTCGCGGCCACCGCGGTCCGGATCGCCGCCACCCGGGACAAGCTGGTCGCCGCTCACGCGGGCCGCACGGTGCTGCTCGTCACGCACGTGACCCCGATCAAGACGTTCGTCCAACTGGCCCTCGGCGCACCGCCGGAGTCCCTGTTCCGCATGGAGCTGTCGGCGGCGTCCCTGTCGGCGGTGGCGTACTACGCGGACGGCAACGCGAGCGTCCGCCTGTTCAACGACACGTCCCACCTGCGCTGA
- a CDS encoding ABC transporter permease: MFDYLRLEVRRTLRDTGFVIGGIAMPVMMYLLFTNLGDGADRGWRTASMVGMAAYGAVGSALNTGGGVAEDRTVGWLRQLRLTPMTPRQVVAGRALTASVTVLPAICAVLLAGGLLNGVRLAAWQWASTALLLWLGSIPFTLLGLGNGYGLTAQTTGVVNMVCNLGLAVLGGLWFPVELFPRWLRTLSGYTPTRGIAELGVSVTQGHAPAAGAILVLAGWLSLFGSYAVLSYRRHAGKV; the protein is encoded by the coding sequence ATATTCGACTACCTGCGGCTGGAGGTGCGCCGCACCCTGCGTGACACGGGCTTCGTGATCGGCGGGATCGCGATGCCGGTGATGATGTACCTGCTGTTCACCAACCTCGGCGACGGCGCAGACCGGGGCTGGCGGACCGCCTCCATGGTCGGCATGGCCGCCTACGGCGCGGTCGGCTCGGCCCTCAACACCGGCGGCGGGGTCGCCGAGGACCGTACGGTCGGCTGGCTGCGGCAGCTGAGGCTGACCCCGATGACCCCGCGCCAGGTCGTCGCCGGGCGGGCGCTGACCGCCTCGGTGACCGTGCTGCCCGCGATCTGCGCGGTGCTGCTTGCGGGCGGCCTGCTCAACGGCGTACGGCTGGCGGCGTGGCAGTGGGCTTCGACGGCGCTGCTGCTGTGGCTCGGCTCGATCCCGTTCACGCTGCTCGGCCTGGGCAACGGCTACGGGCTGACCGCGCAGACCACGGGCGTGGTCAACATGGTGTGCAACCTGGGGCTCGCGGTGCTCGGCGGCCTGTGGTTCCCCGTCGAGCTGTTCCCACGCTGGTTGCGCACCCTGTCCGGGTACACGCCCACGCGCGGGATCGCCGAACTCGGCGTGTCGGTCACGCAGGGCCACGCCCCGGCGGCGGGTGCCATCCTCGTGCTGGCGGGCTGGCTGTCGCTGTTCGGTTCGTACGCTGTGCTGTCCTACCGCCGTCATGCCGGCAAGGTCTGA
- a CDS encoding MaoC/PaaZ C-terminal domain-containing protein translates to MPIDAAQALAAEPRTVEISWTPRDVLLYHLGIGAGLPATDPGELRYTLETRLHVLPSFATVAGGGSPGVIRGLSMPGVDVDLARVLHGGQSLTVHRPLPVAATATATSRIAAVHDKGTAAVLVMRTEVADGDGPLWTDDAEIFVRGEGGWGGDRGPSARPAEPAGEPDRTVERTVREDQALLYRLSGDGNPLHADPEFAERAGFERPILHGLCTYGMTLKAVVDTLFGGDVTRVRSCTTRFAGVVYPGETLRIRMWRREGRVQVTVGAVERDDAPVLTGTIVEHG, encoded by the coding sequence ATGCCCATCGACGCAGCCCAGGCCCTCGCCGCCGAACCCCGTACCGTTGAGATCTCCTGGACCCCCAGGGACGTCCTGCTCTACCACCTCGGGATCGGCGCGGGCCTGCCGGCCACCGACCCCGGCGAACTGCGCTACACCCTGGAGACGCGGCTGCACGTCCTGCCGAGCTTCGCCACCGTCGCAGGCGGCGGTTCGCCCGGCGTGATCCGAGGTCTGTCCATGCCCGGCGTCGACGTCGACCTCGCCCGCGTCCTGCACGGCGGCCAGTCGCTGACCGTGCACCGCCCCCTCCCCGTGGCGGCCACCGCCACCGCCACCAGCCGCATCGCCGCCGTCCACGACAAGGGCACGGCGGCCGTCCTGGTCATGCGCACCGAGGTCGCCGACGGCGACGGCCCGCTGTGGACCGATGACGCGGAGATCTTCGTCCGGGGCGAGGGCGGCTGGGGCGGCGACCGAGGTCCCTCCGCCCGCCCCGCCGAGCCGGCCGGCGAGCCGGACCGCACCGTCGAGCGGACGGTCCGCGAGGACCAGGCACTGCTCTACCGTCTGAGCGGTGACGGCAACCCGCTGCACGCCGACCCGGAGTTCGCCGAGCGCGCCGGCTTCGAGCGGCCCATCCTGCACGGGCTGTGCACCTACGGCATGACCCTCAAGGCGGTCGTCGACACACTGTTCGGTGGGGACGTGACCCGCGTACGGTCCTGTACCACGCGTTTCGCCGGGGTGGTGTACCCGGGCGAGACCCTGCGCATCCGCATGTGGCGGCGGGAGGGCAGGGTCCAAGTGACGGTGGGCGCCGTCGAACGGGACGACGCGCCGGTGCTGACCGGCACGATCGTCGAGCACGGCTGA
- a CDS encoding MFS transporter, with translation MTLTTTGRPERRASGAVVPVLAFAGIVVAVMQTLLVPVIKDLPQLLDTSPSNATWVLTSTLLSGAVATPIMGRLGDLYGKRRMLIASLAVMVVGALVSAFTSALLPMIAGRTLQGFAMGAIPLGIGLMRDMLPRERLGSAMALMSSSIGVGGGLALPAAAMVAQHTDWHSLFYGAAGLGVLSIGLTLLVVPESPTRAEGSFDLPGALGLSGGLVLLLLPVTKGSDWGWSSPTTLGLFAAAVVVLLLWGLMELRVAAPLVDLRTTARREVLLTNLASIMVGVSFYVVSLVLPQLLQLPAATGYGLGQSMVVAGLCVAPLGLTMMFTAPVYARLSARYGPKTTLIIGLLIIAVGYAAGLGLMNAAWQTVVVSVVLGAGIGLAYSSLPALIVGAVPASETGAANGLNTLMRSIGTSVSSAVIGMVLANTAHHTGGLAIPTMHGFRVSFLIATAAVLVGLALALCLPRPNLSTGPRLRASSEEDANLARAEAVLRGFRGRVLDAGGAPVARAKVTLIDRRGRQAGATLSAEDGSYVLAVPARGPYVLAARAAGHGPHASAATHPGEDHSVDLDLSLPGESVTA, from the coding sequence ATGACGCTCACGACGACCGGACGGCCCGAACGGAGAGCGAGCGGGGCCGTCGTCCCGGTGCTCGCCTTCGCGGGGATCGTCGTCGCGGTGATGCAGACCCTGCTCGTCCCGGTCATCAAGGACCTGCCGCAACTGCTGGACACCTCGCCCAGCAACGCCACCTGGGTCCTGACCTCCACCCTCCTGTCCGGCGCGGTGGCCACGCCGATCATGGGCCGCCTCGGCGACCTGTACGGCAAGCGCCGCATGCTGATCGCCAGCCTCGCCGTGATGGTGGTCGGCGCGTTGGTCAGCGCGTTCACCTCCGCCCTGCTGCCCATGATCGCGGGCCGCACGCTCCAGGGCTTCGCGATGGGCGCGATCCCGCTCGGCATCGGCCTGATGCGGGACATGCTGCCGCGCGAGAGGCTCGGCTCCGCCATGGCGCTGATGAGTTCCTCGATCGGCGTCGGCGGCGGTCTCGCCCTGCCCGCCGCGGCCATGGTCGCCCAGCACACCGACTGGCACAGCCTCTTCTACGGCGCCGCCGGCCTCGGCGTCCTCTCCATCGGCCTCACCCTCCTCGTCGTACCGGAGTCCCCGACGCGTGCCGAGGGCTCCTTCGACCTGCCGGGCGCGCTGGGCCTGTCCGGCGGCCTGGTCCTGCTCCTGCTGCCCGTCACCAAGGGCAGCGACTGGGGCTGGTCGTCGCCCACCACGCTCGGCCTGTTCGCCGCGGCCGTCGTCGTCCTGCTCCTGTGGGGCCTGATGGAGCTGCGCGTCGCGGCCCCGCTGGTCGACCTGCGCACCACCGCCCGCCGCGAGGTGCTGCTGACCAATCTCGCCTCGATCATGGTCGGCGTCAGCTTCTACGTCGTCTCCCTCGTCCTGCCCCAGCTGCTCCAGCTGCCCGCCGCCACCGGCTACGGGCTCGGTCAGTCGATGGTCGTCGCCGGTCTGTGCGTGGCCCCGCTGGGCCTGACCATGATGTTCACCGCGCCGGTCTACGCCCGCCTGTCCGCCCGCTACGGCCCGAAGACCACCCTGATCATCGGCCTGCTGATCATCGCGGTCGGATACGCCGCCGGCCTCGGCCTGATGAACGCGGCCTGGCAGACCGTCGTCGTCTCGGTGGTCCTGGGCGCCGGCATCGGACTGGCGTACTCCTCGCTGCCCGCGCTGATCGTCGGCGCGGTCCCGGCCTCCGAGACGGGCGCGGCCAACGGCCTCAACACCCTGATGCGGTCCATCGGCACGTCGGTGTCCAGCGCCGTGATCGGCATGGTGCTGGCCAACACCGCACACCACACCGGTGGCCTCGCGATCCCCACCATGCACGGCTTCCGCGTCTCCTTCCTGATCGCCACGGCCGCCGTCCTCGTGGGCCTGGCGCTGGCCCTGTGCCTGCCCCGGCCGAACCTCTCGACGGGCCCGCGACTGCGCGCGAGCAGCGAGGAGGACGCCAACCTGGCACGGGCCGAGGCGGTCCTGCGCGGTTTCCGCGGCCGGGTCCTGGACGCCGGCGGCGCCCCGGTCGCCCGTGCCAAGGTCACGCTGATCGACCGCCGCGGCCGCCAGGCGGGCGCCACGCTCTCCGCCGAGGACGGCAGCTACGTCCTCGCGGTCCCGGCCCGGGGCCCGTACGTCCTGGCCGCCCGCGCCGCCGGGCACGGCCCGCACGCCAGCGCGGCGACCCACCCCGGCGAGGACCACTCGGTCGATCTGGACCTGTCCCTGCCGGGCGAGTCGGTCACCGCCTGA
- a CDS encoding sensor histidine kinase translates to MNWSRRISCRMEHRMGRGGGRESEYPGPPPTGFSLLPWLLMGMGAFSHLFQGKTANPWIGGLGLLAFNSLYIYVVLRAFDKRARTARSTRLALLLLFLVTCGLAIGYGGTWLLFLPLFGLATGAALRGPLLGRIGVGLGLFAGVVAGLREGWNGINIGYGTFLSTVVTAVILSLSDAVRELRAAREELARRAVEEERLRFSRDLHDLLGHTLSVIVVKSEAARRLAPRDMGAALTQITDIESVGRQALTEIREAVTGYRDGGLGAELDRARSALTAAGIEPVVRRSGPPLTPEAEALLGWVVREAVTNAVRHSGASRCEISVTGTAGRARLTVVDNGYATSAGPAGDADPAGVGGTGLKGLTERLTTAGGSLRAGPSPRGGFTVTAEVPVDSGEPVEDGVRLGSSSR, encoded by the coding sequence ATGAACTGGTCACGCAGGATCTCCTGCCGCATGGAACACCGGATGGGGCGCGGGGGTGGGCGGGAGTCCGAGTACCCGGGGCCGCCGCCCACTGGCTTCTCCCTGCTGCCCTGGCTGCTGATGGGGATGGGCGCCTTCTCACACCTCTTCCAGGGCAAGACCGCCAACCCGTGGATCGGCGGCCTGGGCCTGCTGGCCTTCAACTCCCTCTACATCTACGTGGTGCTCCGCGCCTTCGACAAACGAGCGCGCACGGCCCGCTCCACCCGCCTCGCGCTGCTGCTGCTGTTCCTGGTGACGTGCGGTCTGGCCATCGGGTACGGCGGCACCTGGCTGCTGTTCCTGCCGCTGTTCGGCCTGGCGACGGGCGCGGCCCTGCGCGGGCCGCTGCTCGGCCGGATCGGTGTGGGTCTTGGCCTGTTCGCCGGGGTCGTCGCCGGGCTGCGCGAGGGCTGGAACGGGATCAACATCGGTTATGGCACGTTCCTGTCGACGGTGGTGACGGCAGTGATCCTCAGCCTGTCCGACGCCGTGCGGGAACTGCGCGCCGCCCGTGAGGAGCTGGCCCGCCGCGCGGTGGAGGAGGAGCGGCTGCGCTTCTCCCGGGACCTGCACGACCTGCTCGGCCACACGCTGTCGGTGATCGTGGTGAAGTCGGAGGCGGCCCGGCGGCTGGCGCCCCGCGACATGGGGGCGGCGCTGACGCAGATCACCGACATCGAGTCCGTGGGGCGGCAGGCGCTCACCGAGATCCGCGAGGCGGTCACCGGCTACCGCGACGGCGGCCTCGGCGCGGAACTGGACCGGGCCCGCTCGGCGCTCACCGCCGCCGGCATCGAGCCCGTGGTGCGCCGGTCGGGCCCTCCGCTGACGCCGGAGGCCGAGGCGCTGCTGGGCTGGGTGGTGCGCGAGGCGGTCACCAACGCCGTACGGCACAGCGGCGCGAGCCGCTGCGAGATCAGCGTCACCGGCACGGCCGGGCGGGCCCGGCTGACCGTCGTCGACAACGGGTACGCCACGTCCGCCGGTCCGGCCGGGGACGCGGACCCGGCCGGGGTGGGCGGCACCGGTCTGAAGGGGCTGACCGAACGTCTCACGACGGCGGGCGGTTCGCTGCGGGCCGGCCCCTCGCCCCGCGGCGGTTTCACGGTGACCGCCGAGGTGCCCGTGGACAGCGGGGAACCGGTGGAGGACGGCGTCCGGCTCGGCTCGTCGTCGAGGTGA
- a CDS encoding zinc ribbon domain-containing protein, whose translation MNAAPADQIRLLDVQALDVRLQQLAHKRKSLPEHAEIESLNRDLTQLRDLLVAAQTEESDCAREQTKAEQDVDQVRKRAVRDQQRLDSGAITSPKDLSNLQHEIVSLAKRQGDLEDVVLEVMERRESAQERVTELTGRVASVQAKADDATARRDAAFEEIDGEVASVTKEREVIAGTVPADLLKLYDKLREQQGGIGAAKLYQRTCQGCRQELAITELSEIRAAAPDTVVRCENCRRILVRTAESGL comes from the coding sequence CTGAACGCCGCGCCCGCCGACCAGATCCGACTCCTCGACGTCCAGGCCCTCGACGTCCGCCTCCAGCAGTTGGCCCACAAGCGGAAGTCGCTCCCCGAGCACGCCGAGATCGAGTCGCTGAACCGGGACCTCACGCAGCTGCGCGACCTTCTGGTCGCCGCGCAGACCGAGGAGAGCGACTGCGCCCGCGAGCAGACCAAGGCAGAGCAGGACGTGGACCAGGTGCGCAAGCGCGCCGTCCGTGACCAGCAGCGCCTCGACTCCGGCGCGATCACCTCGCCCAAGGACCTGTCGAACCTTCAGCACGAGATCGTGTCCCTCGCCAAGCGGCAGGGCGACCTGGAGGACGTCGTCCTGGAGGTCATGGAGCGCCGCGAGTCCGCGCAGGAGCGGGTCACCGAGCTGACCGGGCGCGTCGCCTCCGTCCAGGCGAAGGCCGACGACGCGACCGCGCGCCGGGACGCGGCCTTCGAGGAGATCGACGGCGAGGTGGCGTCCGTGACGAAGGAGCGCGAGGTCATCGCCGGCACCGTCCCCGCGGACCTGCTGAAGCTCTACGACAAGCTGCGCGAGCAGCAGGGCGGCATCGGTGCGGCCAAGCTGTACCAGCGCACCTGCCAGGGCTGCCGGCAGGAGCTCGCCATCACCGAGCTGAGCGAGATCCGCGCCGCCGCCCCCGACACGGTCGTACGCTGCGAGAACTGCCGTCGCATCCTGGTGCGCACCGCCGAGTCCGGTCTGTAG
- a CDS encoding response regulator transcription factor, whose translation MPGDRRPAKIIRLLLAEDQQMMRGALALLLGMEDDMEVVAQVSAGDAIVDAALTHRPDVALLDIELPGMSGLDAAAELREQAPGCRVLILTTFGRPGYLRRAMEAGAGGFLVKDGPVEELAAAIRRVLAGETVVDPVLAAAALSAGPSPLTARECDVLRASADGATVADVAAKLHLSESTVRNYLSAAIGKTGTRNRMEAVREARRQGWL comes from the coding sequence ATGCCTGGGGACCGCCGGCCCGCCAAGATCATCCGCCTCCTTCTCGCGGAGGACCAGCAGATGATGCGGGGCGCGCTCGCCCTGCTGCTCGGCATGGAGGACGACATGGAGGTCGTCGCCCAGGTCTCGGCGGGCGACGCCATCGTGGACGCCGCGCTGACCCACCGCCCCGACGTGGCGCTGCTGGACATCGAACTGCCCGGGATGAGCGGTCTGGACGCCGCCGCCGAGTTGCGCGAGCAGGCTCCCGGCTGCCGGGTGCTGATCCTGACCACCTTCGGACGGCCCGGCTATCTGCGCCGGGCCATGGAGGCCGGGGCCGGGGGCTTCCTGGTCAAGGACGGGCCGGTGGAGGAACTGGCGGCCGCGATCCGCCGGGTGCTGGCCGGGGAGACGGTGGTCGACCCGGTGCTCGCTGCGGCCGCCCTCAGCGCGGGCCCCAGTCCGCTCACCGCCCGCGAGTGCGATGTGCTGAGGGCCTCCGCCGACGGGGCGACCGTCGCCGACGTCGCCGCGAAGCTGCACCTGTCGGAGTCCACCGTCCGCAACTACCTGTCCGCCGCGATCGGCAAGACCGGCACCCGCAACCGCATGGAGGCCGTACGGGAGGCCCGCCGTCAGGGCTGGCTGTGA
- a CDS encoding Nif3-like dinuclear metal center hexameric protein, with amino-acid sequence MPRLSEVIAALENLWPAERAESWDAVGTVVGDPEQEVGRVLFAVDPVQEIVDEAVKLGADLLVTHHPLYLRGTTTVAASTFKGRVVHTLIKNDIALHVAHTNADTADPGVSDALAGALDLRVVRPLVPDATDPEGRRGLGRVCELDHPLTLRELAARAAERLPATAQGIRAAGDPEALVRTVAVSGGSGDSLFDDVRAAGVDAFLTADLRHHPASEFIADRAHSPLALLDAAHWATEWPWCELAAAQLDEISDRNGWGLRVHVSKTVTDPWTAHAASATLPKSASRAPSPTSSTS; translated from the coding sequence GTGCCCCGTCTGTCTGAAGTCATCGCCGCGCTGGAGAACCTGTGGCCCGCCGAGCGGGCCGAGTCCTGGGACGCGGTCGGCACCGTCGTGGGCGACCCCGAGCAGGAGGTCGGCCGGGTCCTGTTCGCCGTCGACCCGGTCCAGGAGATCGTCGACGAGGCGGTGAAGCTGGGCGCGGACCTGCTGGTCACCCACCACCCGCTCTACCTGCGCGGTACGACGACCGTGGCGGCCTCCACCTTCAAGGGCCGCGTGGTGCACACCCTGATCAAGAACGACATCGCCCTGCACGTGGCCCACACCAACGCGGACACCGCCGACCCGGGAGTCTCCGACGCGCTGGCCGGGGCGCTGGACCTCAGGGTCGTACGCCCGCTGGTGCCGGACGCCACCGACCCGGAGGGACGCCGGGGTCTGGGCCGGGTCTGCGAGCTGGACCACCCGCTGACCCTGCGTGAACTCGCGGCCCGCGCCGCCGAGCGGCTGCCCGCCACCGCGCAGGGCATCCGCGCGGCCGGCGACCCGGAGGCGCTCGTCCGCACGGTCGCCGTCAGCGGCGGCTCCGGCGACAGCCTCTTCGACGACGTACGGGCGGCCGGCGTCGACGCCTTCCTCACTGCGGACCTGCGCCACCATCCGGCCTCCGAGTTCATCGCGGACCGCGCCCACAGCCCTCTCGCGCTGCTCGACGCGGCGCACTGGGCCACCGAGTGGCCCTGGTGCGAGCTGGCCGCCGCCCAGCTCGACGAGATCTCCGACCGGAACGGATGGGGCCTGCGGGTCCACGTCTCCAAGACGGTCACCGACCCCTGGACCGCCCACGCGGCGTCCGCCACCCTTCCGAAGAGCGCTTCGCGCGCCCCTTCCCCTACTTCCTCTACTAGCTAA